A window of Streptomyces marispadix contains these coding sequences:
- a CDS encoding DedA family protein: MHVQELLESVPPMSVYLLVGVVIGLESLGIPLPGEIVLVSSALLASQHGEIDPLILGACATTGAIIGDSIGYAIGRKGGKPLLGWLGGKFPRHFGPHHVATAERAFERWGMWAVFFGRFVALLRIFAGPLAGVLRMPYWKFLTANVLGGIVWAGGTTAVIYYVGIVAEAWLKRFSWMGLVVAVLFGLGSMIVLRRRARKTEAEQAAAAAEADGEQHAGAGQGRA, translated from the coding sequence TTGCACGTCCAGGAGTTGCTCGAGAGCGTGCCGCCCATGAGCGTCTATCTCCTGGTCGGGGTGGTCATCGGGCTGGAGAGCCTGGGCATTCCCCTTCCCGGTGAGATCGTCCTCGTCAGCTCCGCGCTCCTCGCCTCACAGCACGGCGAGATCGACCCGCTGATCCTCGGCGCCTGTGCCACCACGGGAGCGATCATCGGCGACTCCATCGGCTACGCGATCGGACGCAAGGGCGGCAAACCACTGCTGGGCTGGCTCGGCGGCAAGTTCCCACGGCACTTCGGGCCGCACCATGTGGCCACCGCCGAGCGGGCCTTCGAGCGGTGGGGGATGTGGGCGGTCTTCTTCGGCCGGTTCGTGGCGCTGCTGCGTATCTTCGCCGGGCCGCTCGCGGGCGTGCTGAGGATGCCGTACTGGAAGTTCCTCACGGCGAACGTGCTGGGCGGCATCGTCTGGGCGGGCGGTACGACGGCCGTCATCTACTACGTGGGGATCGTCGCGGAGGCGTGGCTGAAGCGCTTCTCGTGGATGGGTCTCGTGGTCGCCGTGCTGTTCGGGCTCGGCTCGATGATCGTCCTGCGCAGGCGCGCCCGTAAGACCGAAGCGGAGCAGGCGGCGGCCGCCGCCGAGGCGGACGGGGAGCAGCACGCCGGGGCCGGGCAGGGCCGCGCGTAG